TGTGCCAGATAGAGTATCTGCAGCATGAAAACGTCCGTTTTCCTGCCCAGCCCGGGGCTGAGCTTAGTTCAATTCTTTGTGCACTGCAACAAAATGGATAAATTACTCAGTTACCCGCCATTCACTCGGATTGCGACCGCTCCAGCTGGCACGCTACCGACTCGGCGAACTGGCACTCGTCGCCGGCAGCAGTGAAGGCGACGCGATCGACCTGGAGCTTTGTCGGCTCCTTGTAGGAGAAGGTGCCCATCCAGTCGGTGAGCGTGTCAGTCCCCCACAGGCTGAAGAAGATCTTCTGGGCGTTTACCGGGATCTTCGCCGGATCGGTCACTTCGTGAACCAGTTCGCCGTTGACGTAGTAGCGGATGCGATTCTTTTCCCAGACGAAGGCGTAGTCGTTGAAACCCTGGTTGGCGCCGCCCGGAACGTCGGCGAGAAATTCGTTGCCGCCCTTTGCCGATACATACTGGTTGATCTGGACCTTCGCCGTGTTCTTTCCGAGAACCTCGAAATCGATCTCGTCATGCGGCTTCTTGTCGGTCGGACCGATATAGGTGAAGAAGGCCGAGTTCAGCCCGGAACCGTCGGCCGCCTTTATCCGCGCCTCGTAGGTGCCGTAGCCGAAGCGCTTGCGCGTCTGAATTTCCCCGCAGGCGAAGTTGCGCTCCTTTACCTTCTTCTCCTCGAAGGTCAGTTCCAGAATGCCGTCGACGGTCTTCACCTGCTTCTTCGACCAGGTGCAATTCTGATGCCCGCCATTGTTCCATCCGTCCGAGACGAACCAGACGCGGGTGTCGAGAGTGTCGAAGTCGTCCTTGAAGGAGGTGCCGTTGGCGCCTTCCTGCGCGGCCGCAGCGTCTGCAAGGCCGGCGAGAGGGAGCGTTGCGATGAAAGCGAGACGGGCAAAGCGTCTGTAGCGATCGATTGTCATGGTCGTTACCTTTGCTGGGGCGAATAGCCTGCCTGCGCGCCTTGCGGCTGCTGCGTGGCCATTCGTTTCGTACCTGTTCGGCTGCCGGTAAGCACTCCAAGCAGATCCGGCGCCAAGCGCCCTACGAGATTGTGGGACGCGACGAGGATCGCAATGGCGATGAACGGCGCGGTGAAATAGAAGAGCGGGTAATAGCTGAGCCCGGTGCGGTTCCAGATCATCCAGAACAACACGAGCAGCGGGTAGTGGCCGCAGAAGATCCAGAAACTCAGTCCACTCCCGCGGCCAAATCTTTCACCGAAGCGGGTGCGCACGAGCAGCTCCGAGATCGCCCAGGAGCCGATGATGCCAGCGATCGACGCCAGGCGAAGTGCCATGTCGAGCCAAAGCGGGAAATCCGGGCCGGTGTAATAGAGGCCGACGGCGGTCACGACTGCGATTGCCAGGAACCCGGCCGCGATCGGTGCAGCGAAGCGATCGAGCATTTTGATGTTCACGCCATGCAGGCTCGCACAGATTCCAGCCGAGAAGCCGAACAGGATGGATTTCTTGAGAAATATTCCGTTTGGCAGCGGCAGTATCGCATAGGCGAGCAGTGCAAGGAGCGTCACGCGCGGATAACGGCTCACCAGCAATGCCAGAAGCGGCGACAGCAGGATACAGAGCATCAGGTCGCGCAGGAAATACAGGGGCAGATTGACCGGCGTTGCCTCGAGCGCGAAGGCCATGCTCAGCCACTGGCGCGGGGTCGCATTGATCGTGTCGGGCAGATAGCCGAAGCCGAGGCCCTGGCGCTGCATGGCGTAGACCACCACAAAGAAGGAGACGCTCCAGATAAGGAACGGCAGGAGAACGGTCCGCGCCTTGGTCTTCAGCGTCTTCCAATAGTCGAAATCGGCAAGGCCCCTGCGAAAGAGAAGATAGCCGGAGATCGCGCTGAGGCAGGGCACACCGATCCGAAACAGGCTTTCGCCGAGAAAGACGCGAATCCAGTCCAACATGCCGTAGTTGCCCAGAAAGGGACTCCACTGCGGATTGTACGGGACGTGCACGAATACGATGCCGGAGATCAGCAGAATACGCATCAGGTTGATGCGCGCCGAGACATTCGCGTCCATACTCACGATATCAGTCACTCCCTATCGGGCAGCGCCTCGCGGCAGCCGTTTCAACAGAGCAGACCTCAGCCCGCAGGATGAGAAACTAGGGCACTCCCGAAGAAAAAATATGGCGTTGCAGCAGAAAAGCGAACAGAATCATGCTGCAGTGCACCTAAGCCGCGAGCTCGCGCAAAGAAGATAGCCGCCGGCAGGGGGGCCGCATTCTTGAAAAATCCCGGATTCGCGGCATGTTGCAGAAATTGCGCCCCGCAATATTTTGGGGCAATCGCCGGTTGAGCGACGCAACTGTGAATTTTCAAAGTTGGTCGCGTTTTCTTGGAGGATGGACCGCGATTGAGGAAGGCACCGGGCGAAATGCGGCAAGGTTGGGGCGCATGTTGGGGGTCTGAGGCCCGTTGAGATTCGAAGATTCCCGCCGCGGCTTGTTTGATGTCCTCATCGCTGTGCTCGTCCACCAGCCAGACCACGTCCCTGGGCTGAATCCCGCTCCAGTGATGGCGCTCGGCTCAGGCCGTCGTTTCCAACCCGTGCGGGTCGGTGACCATCGGCCAGATGTCGCGCCTTGCGCGCCGATAGGGAGTCCTCGCCGGGTCGTTGGGGTAGGGTGTCCCGGCAGAGCAATAGAGGATCTCGGACGCGATCCTGGAGAATGACGCGAAGAAGTGGTTCGTGGATTTGATCACGAGGATCTTTTTCGACGTGGGGTCGATGCCCATCACGGAGAAAAGGCTCGGGTCGAAGCTCTGGGCGCGCGTCGTGTTCAGGATGATGTCGATGCCGTGGACGCGTATGTGAACAGCGTCGCCGAAGGGAGCGAAGCTCTCGCCGAAGCGCATTTCAGCATTGCGCACCAGCTTGACGACCTTGACGATGCCATCGATCGGCCGCCCCGTGCCGGGCGCGGATTTCGCGCCGAAGCGCAAGGGGATCTCGGCGCCTTCGCCGGCCGCCATGCAGATCTGCACGGCCATTGGATCCCAGATCGTGCCGATCGCCGTGTCGGTCGCGTCCTGCGCTATAAGTTCCTCCAGCACGACCGTCGCATCGCCCGCCGTGCCGCCGCCTGGATTATCCCACATATCGGCAATCACCACAGGCCCGGCCGGAGCCGCCAGCGCCTGTGCCACTGCCTGGCGTTCGTCGATCTCCGGCATGCGATAGGTGCCGCGCCGGGAGAAGAGCTCCAGACCCAGTTCACGGGCGAGTGCCTCGCCTTTCTCCGCCTTGCCGTTGGTCACGACCAGCATCTTGGTGCCCATTTCCGCCACGTCGCCGGCCATGAAGCCATGCACGACGGACAATGACAGCACATCGGCATCGTCCCGTTCGATCTGTATCAGCTTGTCGACGAAGCTGCGCATGGGCTCGCGCGAGGTGGGGAAGACGTCTATCATCCGGCAGTCGAAGATGGACATTACCGGCTCTACGCGGCCCTCGAGCTTATCGATCGCGATCCGCCAGAGGTCTTCGGCGCGCTCGACGAAATCGGTGTGCGGGAACTCCTTGAAGAAGACGAAGAAATCCGCGGCCGCCGCTCTCCTTGCAGTGAGGTGGCTGTGTGGGTCGAGTTCGGCGCAGACGAGCACGTCCGGACCGACGATTTCGCGCACGCGCTGAAGCAGGTCGCCTTCGGTATCCTCGCAGCCGTCCGCGACCATTGCCCCATGCAGGCCGAGAACGACGGCATCGACGGGCAGGGCGGCACGCAATTGGTCGAGAATCTCGTCACGCAGATCCGCATAGGTCTGCCGATTGACGAGACCGGCAGGATCAGCCCAGGCGGCGGTGCCTTCGATCAGTTCCCAGCCTTTTTGCGCGGTCACGCGGCGGCCGACCGTGATCGGCGCCGTGCAGAGCGTCGGCGTTTCCGGGTGCTTTCCTGGCGGAGCGTAAAGCGATGCCTCGAATGCGCGCCTGTCGATGCAGATGGGAGAGAAAGTGTTCGTCTCGGTCGCGAGCGCCGCCGTGAAGATGCGCAATGGCTTCGCCTTGTCCCTCAACTCAGTTCGACCCCATCGGATTAGGGAGATAGCCGGTGAAGCCGCATATTTTCCACCGGCCCCGGTGGAGGCGGCAATAGTAAACCGTCTGCCACTTCATTATATCGAACGTGCCGTCCGCTTTCTTCAGCCCCCCGTCGAATTTCTTGCGCGCAAGGGCAAGCTCTCCGTCGACCTCGATGTCTTCCAGGGTCGTAGTGGCGAAGATCGCTTCCCGCGGATCCTCGGCAAAGGACTGCCCGGCGAAGTCCCGCGCCTGGCGCAGCCATTCGTCCCGATAGACGGCGAGCGAGGGAAAGGTGAGCCGCCATTTGTCCGGGTTCGTCTCCCGCCGGCCGTCGATGCCGATGAAGCTCTCCTCGACGAAATCGTCGGCTACCATCGACCAATCTGCGGCTAGGAATGCGTCGATATCGCGGGTGACCAGCATCTCCCATATGGAGTGGCGGGCCGTGTCGCTTTCTGGAAACGGATTCTGGAAGGGATTCCGCATGTATGTTCGCCCGGATTGAAATTCTTTTCATAAATGACGATTTTCACTGGTCAAATTCCGTATTCTATGGTCATTTGTCAACGGATAAAGAAAATAATTTGCAGAACGGGTCCTCGATGTCGATCAAGCGCTATGGTGCCGAACAGGTTGGCGCAGGCGGAAAAACATTGCCTTTCGCACGGGCCGTCGAGGCGGGCGGCTGGCTTCACGTCTCGGGTCAGGTGGCGATGGAAAACGGCGAGATCATCGGCGGCAACATCGTCGCCCAGACTCACAAGGCGATCGGCAATCTTCTGGCCATCTTGAAAGAGGCCGGTTACGGTGTCGAGCACGTGGTGAGAGTTGGCGTCTGGCTGGACGATCCGCGCGATTTCTGGAGCTTCAACCGAATCTATCAGGAATATTTCGGAGCTCATCCGCCGGCGCGCGCCTGCGTACAGTCCTCCATGATGGTCGATTGCAAGGTGGAGATCGATTGCGTCGCCTACAAGCCGAAGGACGCCTGAACAGGGAAGGGCGCCGTTCGATGGATATTTTCGCGACACTGCAGGAGGAGAAGGGGCGGTTATCCCAATCGGAAAACCGCATTGCCGATATCCTGCTCAACGATTTCGAGTTTGCGGTGAACGCTTCCATCATCGAGCTTGCCGGCAAGGCCGACGTTTCGCCGCCGACGGTCACGCGATTCTGCCGACGCCTCGGCTGCGAGAGCTTTTCCGACTTCAAGGTGCAGTTGGCACGCACCCCCTATGTCGGCATGCGCTACCTGAAGCCCGAGCCGAAGAGCCAGGAGCCCGGCGATGTGGCGCAGGACATCATCACCAAGGCGCAGAATGCGCTCTTTCTGCTGCACCGTTCGCTCGACCTTGCAGCGATCGAGCGCGCAGCCGACCGGCTCGCGCAAGCGGAAATGATCTATGCCTTCGGCTCCGGCGGCAACTCCTCGATGATCGCCGGGGAGTTCCAGAACCGTCTTTTCCGATTGGGATTGCGCATCACCGCGAGTTCCGATCACAGCATGCAGATGATGATGGCGGCGGCCGCGCGGCCGGCCGACGTCATTGTCGGTTCCTCCTTTTCGGGACGCAATGCGGAGATGGTGCGCGCCTTCACGCTTGCGCGCGAGGCCGAGGTGCCGACGATCGCCCTTACCCAGAGCGGCAGTCCGGTCGCGCAGGCCGCCGATATCACCGTGCCGGTCGACCTGCCGGAAGGAAACAACATCTATCGTCCGACCTCCACCCGTATCGCCTATATCGCAGTGCTCGATATCGTCGCGAGCCTCGTCGCCTATCGCGTCCAGCCGCAGGCGACGGTGACGCTCAGGCGCATCAAGCAGCAGCTGGTGGTGCACAGGGATGGCGACGACCGACAGCTTCTCGGAGACTGACGTGTCAGAAGGAACGCCCATGCCGAAATCCGTAGCGATCGTCACAGGAGCTGCCGGCGACATCGGCCGCGCCATTGCCGCGCGCCTGGGCGACGGACACGATGCCGTTCTCCTAGCCGACATCAACAGTGAGGCGGTAAAGAGGACGACGCTTGATCTCGGCGGAACGGAGCGCTTCCTGTCCGTTTCCTGCGATGTGACGGACGCCGCAAGCGTGGCCGCAATGGCGGAGGCTGCCGCATCCGTCGGTACCGTGCGCACCCTCGTGAACAATGCGGGTGCCGCCCGCGCGGTCAGCCTGCACGACACCACGCAGGACATCTGGCGCATGGACAACGCACTCAACCTCGAAGCGGCCTTTCTCTGTTTCCGGGCAGTCGAGGAAATGCTGAAAGAGAGCAGGGGCTCGGTCGTCAACATCGCCTCCGTGAACGGCATGAATGTTTTCGGCCATCCTGCCTATAGCGCCGCCAAGGCGGGCCTTCTGCACCTGACGCGACTGATCGCCGTCGAATACGGCAAGTTCGGCATCCGCGCGAATGCGGTGGCGCCGGCGACGGTGCGCACGCAGGCCTGGGAGGCACGCGCGGCCGCCAATGCGCAGGTCTTCGAGGAGGCGAAGCGCTGGTATCCCTTGCAGCGTATCGTCGAGCCGAAGGACGTCGCCGAAGCGGTGCATTTCCTTGCCAGCCCCGCCGCCGGAGCCGTTTCCGGCATCTGCCTGCCGGTCGACTGCGGGCTGACCGCAGGACAGGCGGAAGTCGCGCGGACCTTCTCGCAATCGATCCATTACTGACAAACCCATCTTGGGAGGATGTTCATGGTGCCGGTTCTCTATCGCCTTGAATCTGCCTGGCAACCGGATGGCGGCCCGTTCGGGCGCTTCACCTTCAGCCTCTTCAATCTCTCGGGCGGGCCGCTCAGTGCCTTCCGGCTGGTTTACACTTCGCTCACCCGCGTCATTGACGGGGCCGCCTGCGAAAACGCGGTCTTCCTGCGCCGCAACGCCAATTTCCATGAATTCGCGCCACCCGACGGCCTGACGCTCGCCCATGGCGAACACTGGACGTTCACCGTCAGTGGTCTGCACCGCGAGGCGAAGCATTGCACCGACGGGGCGAAATCGGCCTATCTGACGCTCGCCGATGGCAGACATGTTCCTGTGGCGGTCTCCGATCTGCGTCTCGAAGGCGCCATAAGCGAACCGCCGCCGGTGCGTCTTCCGGAAGGCTGGCTCGAACTTCCTTTCGCACTGCAGCCCTGGCCTGCCGAGATCGACGCGGCGCCCGGGGACGCGGTTCCCGACGTCCTCTATCCCGCAGCGGGCAGCGATGCGGACGAGATCGATGCCGTTTCCAACGTCCTTGCGCTCTTCCATAGGCTGTTTTCGGCCGGACATGCTCCCTTCAGTCTTGCGCCGTCCTCGCAAGGGCTGCCGATCGTCTTCACGAAGAAAGCGGAGCTCGAAGGCGAAGCCTACAGGCTTGCCTTCTACGAGCGGGAGATACGGCTTGAATATGGAGCGGCGGCAGGCAGGCAATATGCCCTGACGACGCTCGCGCAGTTGATCGACGGCGCGCGAAACCACGGAGGCGAATTCAGGTTTCCCACCGGCGGCGCAATCGCGGATCGGCCACGCTATGGCTGGCGCGGCTGTCATCTCGACGTCTCGCGGCAATTCTACCCCACCGCCGACATCGTGCGGCTCATCGATATTCTCGCCTGGTTCAAGCTCAACATCTTCCACTGGCACCTGACCGACGACGAAGCCTGGCGGCTGGAGATCAAGGCCTATCCGACGCTGACGACGCTCGGCGTCATGCGCGGCCCGGACGAGCCCATGCTGCCTCAACTCGGCAACGGCGCCGAACCGGTCGGCGGCTTCTATAGCCACGCGGACGTGAAGGCGATCGTCGCGCATGCCGAGGCACTCAGCATCGAAGTCGTCCCGGAGATCGACATACCCGGCCACAGCACTGCCGCGCTCGTGGCTCTTCCCGAACTCTCCGACGGCCAGGAGGCGCCGGAAAGCTACCACTCGGTCCAGGGCTACCCGAACAACGCCCTCAACCCGGCCATCCCGCTCACCTACGAGTTCCTCGAGAAGGTGTTCGACGAAATGGTCGAGCTCTTCCCCAGCCGATACATCCATATCGGCGGCGACGAGGTGGCCGACGGCTCGTGGCTCGCGTCACCGCTGGCGCGAAACCTCATGGAGCAGGAAGGGATTTCCGGCACCTTCGCGCTACAGTCCTATTTCCTCAAGAAGGTGAAGCAGATGCTGACGGCGCGCGGGCGCAAACTCGTCGGCTGGAACGAGGTCGCGCATGGCGGCGGCGTCGGAACCGAGGGCACGCTGCTGATGGCCTGGGAGAACCCGAAAGTCGGGATCGAGCTCGCGCGCGAAGGCTACGACGTCGTAATGACCCCTGGCCAGGCCTATTATCTCGACATGGCCCAGGCGGATGCCTGGCAGGAACCCGGCGCGAGCTGGGCCGGCACGGCGACGCCGGCGCACACCTATGCCTACGAGGCGGAAGGAGAGTTCCCGGAAGAGCTGAAGAGCCGGATGAAGGGAGTCCAGGCCTGCATCTGGTCCGAGCATTTCCTGTCGCGCGGATATTTCAACCGCCTCGTTTTTCCAAGGCTGCCGGCAATCGCCGAGGCGGCCTGGACCCCGAAGGACAAGAAGGATTGGCTGCGCTTTGCAGCGATCGCGCCATTGAGCCCCATTCTGTGAGTTGAGCCATGCGGATCGCGGTCGGTGGAATCCATACGGAATGCAGCACCTATTCGCCCGTGCTGATGGCGGCCGAAGATTTCCGGGTGTTGAGGGGAGAGGACCTCTTGCGGTCGGATTATTTCGGCTTCCTCAGCGCCGAAGGGATAAGCCACCTTCCGCTCCTGCATGCGCGGGCCGTCCCCGGCGGGCCGGTTTCGCACCCGGCCTATGACGCCTTCAAGACCGAGTTCCTGGAGCGCCTGAAAGCGGCGCTCCCACTCGACGGGCTCTATCTCGCTATGCACGGCGCGATCAAGGTCGATGGGAAGGACGACGCCGAGGGCGACTGGATCACCGCCGCCCGCGCCGTCATCGGCCCTGATTGCCCGCTTGCCGTGAGCTACGATCTCCATGGCAATGTCAGTCAGCGGATCATCGATCAGGTCGATATCTTCGCGGCCTACCGGACCGCGCCGCATATCGATACGCGCGAGACCATGGGGCGGGCATGGTCGATGCTGGTGGAAACGCTTCGTTCCGGGAAGCGGCCCGGTGTCGCCTGGGCACCTGTTCCGCTTCTCCTTCCCGGGGAACGCACTTCGACGGAGGACGAGCCGGCGGCGAGCCTCTATCGCGTCCTGCCTGAATTCGACACGCGGCCCGGCATCCTCGACGCCAATCTGATGGTGGGCTACGTCTGGGCGGATGAGCCGAGAGCGACCGCCTGCGCCGTCGTCACCGGCTCGGACAAGGCCGCCGCTTCGAAGGCGGCTGAGGAAATTGCTGCAAACTATTGGCACCAGAGGGAAAATTTTCGTTTCGGATCGCTCACCGGCTCGCTTGCCGAGATGCTCGACATCGCCGAGCGGGCGACCACGGCGCCGGTAATCCTCGCCGATTCCGGCGACAACCCCACGGGTGGCGGGGTCGGCGACCGGGCGGATGTGTTGGTCGCGCTTCTCGAGCGCGGCTGGCGCGATGCGTTGATCGCCGGCATCGCCGATAGGCCGGCCGTTAATGCCTGTTTCGCGACCGGCGCGGGTAGGACGCTGGCGTTGCGGATCGGCGGCAGTCTCGACCCGTCCAGCCCGTCCGCAGAGGTCGAGGCCAAAGTGGTGCATCTGAATGATCCGGGAGCGGTTGCCGAGCGGCAGGCGGTGGTTCAGGTCGGGGGCATAGTGGTCGTGTTGTCGGCGCGGCGCCGCCCCTATCATAACATCGAGGACTTTGCCCTCCTCGGTCTCCACCCGAAGACCGTGCGGCTGCTCGTCGTCAAGTCCGGTTATCTCTCGCCGGAGCTTGCGCCGATCGCCAATCCGAACCTGATGGCGCTGACGAACGGCGTCGTCAATCAGGATATCGAGAAGCTGGAAAGCCTGCGCCGGCAGCGGCCGATCTTCCCCTTCGACCGCGATTTCGAGTTTCACCCCAGCGCCAGCCTGTCAGCCCGCTGGACCTGAGATAGTAAACCCGCCCTGGTCTCCGGGCGGGTTTCATGAAGACGTTCCCCTTCCGCGGACTTTGCCCCCTCATGTCTTCCCCGCTGTCGATCGCCATGCGCAACCCGGTCATCCGGACAAGCATGATCGCCATCGTTCTGTTCGGCTTTTCGGGGGCCGCGACGTCGCCCTACCAGTCGGTCGTCGGCATCACCGAACTGGGATTGAGCGACGGGTTCTATTCGGCGCTGATCTTCGCAGCGGCACTGGTCAATGTTGCGGTCAGCGTGACGATCGGCATCGTCGCCGACCGCGTCGGCAATTACCGGACACTGATGCTGGCGGTCATTCTCTGCGGGGTCGTGGGTTACGGGGCGGTTTATCTGCTGCCGACGAAGGGGAGCTTCGTGGTTGCGGCCCTCATGCTGTTGCCCGTTCACGGCGCACTCAATCCGCTGCTCTTCGCCTATGTCCGCACGGCTGCGAAAGACATGGGCGGCAGGCATGCGGCTGCCGTCAATTCCGGCATTCGCGCGGCCATATCGCTTTCCTGGGTTTTGGTTCCCGGACTGGTCGGATTGGTGCTGTCGGCACGCGGCAGCATGCTGCCGGCCTAATTTCTGGCAAGCCTCGGCTGCCTCGCCAATTTCGTGATCGTCTTGCGGCTGCTGCCGGAGAAGGCGGGCGCGGACGGTGCTTTGGGCAAACGCCTCTCGTTTCTCGCGTCCCTCGGCGAGATATTGTCGCTGCGCGTTCTGGCGCGGCTTCTCGCCATCGCCCTGATCTCGTCAATGCTGCACGTCAATGCGGCGGTGCTGCCGCTGATCGTCACCGGTGCAGCCGGCGGCCAGGTGAGCGACATCGGCATCATCGTCGGTATCGTCGCATTGCTGGAGGTGGTGTTCATCGTGGTCTGGGGACGTATCCAGTACCGGCTCAGCCATATCTATGCGCTCGCGCTCGGCACGGCGATCTATGTCGTCAACATGGCCCTGCTCGGGCTTTCGACCGAGCGCTGGCACATCTATGCGCTAACGCTGATCAGCGCTTTCGGCGCAGCGGCGCTGATCAGCATTCCGATCACCTACCTGCAGGAATTGATCGCGGACCGGCCCGGTCTGGGCAGTTCGCTGATCTCGGTGAACGTCTTCCTGGGCGCGGGGTTCGGCGCCGTTCTTTTCGCACTCGGAACGCGCATCAGCGATTATTCGGGAACCGCGCTTCTAAGCTCCCTTGCGGGCGTCGCCGGGCTCTTGCTGTTGCTTTTCCTCGACGGCGACGGCCGAGGAAAAGCGTCTGCGTCCTGAAGAAGACGCGGCAGAAGGATGCCGTGGCGACCTGCCCGTTCTTCACTCGCCCAATATGCCCGGCAGGCGCAGGCCCTTTTCACGAGCGCAGTCGAGCGCAATGTCATAGCCCGCATCGGCGTGGCGCATGACGCCCGTTGCCGGGTCGTTCCACAGGACCCGCTCGACGCGGCGCGCCGCATCGTCCGTACCGTCGCAGCAGATCACCATGCCGGAATGCTGCGAGAAGCCCATGCCGACGCCACCGCCATGATGCAGCGACACCCAGGTTGCGCCTGAGGCGGTGTTGAGAAGCGCGTTCAGGAGCGGCCAGTCGGAGACGGCGTCGGACCCGTCCTTCATCGCCTCGGTCTCGCGGTTCGGCGAGGCGACCGAGCCGGAGTCGAGATGGTCGCGGCCGATGACGATGGGGGCCTTCAGTTCGCCGCTGCGCACCATTTCGTTGAAGGCGAGGCCGAGGCGGTGACGATCGCCGAGGCCGACCCAGCAGATGCGTGCGGGCAGGCCCTGGAAAGCGATGCGCTCGCGCGCCATGTCGAGCCAGTTGTGCAGGTGCTTGTTGTCCGGCAGCAGCTCCTTCACCTTCCGGTCGGTCTTGTAGATGTCTTCCGGATCGCCGGAGAGCGCCGCCCAACGGAACGGGCCGATGCCCCTGCAGAACAGCGGACGGATATAGGCCGGCACGAAGCCGGGGAAATCGAAGGCGCGCTCGAGGCCTTCGTCCTTGGCCACCTGGCGAATGTTGTTGCCGTAGTCGAGGGTCGGGACGCCGGATTCCCAGAAGGCGAGCATCGCCTCGACATGGTCGCGCATCGAGGCGCGGGCGGCCTTTTCGACCGCCTTCGGGTCGCTCTCGCGCTTGGCCTTCCATTCGGCCATCGTCCAGCCCTTGGGCAGATAGCCGTTGATCGGGTCGTGAGCCGAGGTCTGGTCCGTGACCATGTCGGGGCGGATGCCGCGACGGACCATTTCGGGGAGGATTTCCGCCGCATTGCCCAAAAGGCCGACCGATTTCGCCTCGCCGGCCTTGGTCCAGCGTTCGATCATTTCCATGGCTTCTTCGAGCGTCTCGGCCTTCTCGTCGAGGTAGCGCGTGCGCAGGCGGAAATCGATCGAGTCCGGGTTGCATTCGACGGCAAGGCAGCAGGCGCCGGCCATGACGGCCGCAAGCGGCTGGGCTCCACCCATGCCGCCGAGACCGCCCGTCAGGATCCACTTGCCTTTCAGGTTGCCGCCATAATGCTGGCGGCCGGCCTCGACGAAGGTCTCATAGGTGCCCTGGACGATGCCTTGCGTACCGATATAGATCCACGAGCCGGCGGTCATCTGGCCGTACATGGCGAGACCCTTCTTATCCAGCTCGTTGAAATGATCCCAGGTCGCCCAGTGCGGCACGAGATTGGAGTTGGCGATCAGCACACGCGGAGCATCCTTGTGCGTGCGGAAGACGCCCACCGGCTTGCCGGACTGGACGAGGAGGGTCTCGTCTTCGTTGAGGTCTTTCAGCGACGCGACGATGCGGTCGAAATCGGCCCAGGTTCGGGCTGCGCGGCCGATGCCGCCATAGACGACGAGTTCGTGCGGGTTTTCGGCGACATCAGGGTCGAGATTGTTCATCAGCATGCGAAGCGGCGCTTCCGTCAGCCAGCTCTTGGCGCTGATCTCGGTGCCGCGCGGGCTGCGCACTTCGCGAATATTGTGGCGCGGATTGTTCATGTTCATGCCTCGCTCCCTGTCCTTTTGAGCTCGTTAGCGACTGTTTCGATGCGTTCCAGAATGGTCTTCAGCGGACGGCGAAGCCTGTCGGCTTTCGCCTTGTCCAAAGCGAAGGGCGGTGCTTCCGTCGCCAGATGCGTCGATTGCGCCAGTTCCATCTGGATCGCGTGCACGCCCTGTTCCGGGCGGCCGTAGTGACGGGTCGTCCAGCCACCTTTGAAGCGGCCGTTGAGAATATGGCTGTAACCGTCTGCCCCGGCTGCGACTTCTGCGGTTACCTGCTCAATTTCAGGAGCGCAGGTCTTTCCCGTATCGGTGCCGATATTGAAGTCCGGCAGGCGGCCTTCGAAGAGGAAGGGAATATGCGAGCGGATAGAATGGCAATCGTAGAGCACCGCCACGCCGTGGATCGCCTTGACACGGGCGATCTCTGCGGCGAGCGCCGCGTGATAGGGCGCATGGAACGCGCGCAGGCGCTCCGCGATGTCGGCCTCCGTCGGTCCTTCGCCTTCCTTCCAGATAGGCTGACCGTCGAAGTCGGTTTCGGGCACGAGCCCGGTGGTGTTCTG
The genomic region above belongs to Sinorhizobium meliloti and contains:
- the exoH gene encoding succinoglycan biosynthesis protein ExoH → MDANVSARINLMRILLISGIVFVHVPYNPQWSPFLGNYGMLDWIRVFLGESLFRIGVPCLSAISGYLLFRRGLADFDYWKTLKTKARTVLLPFLIWSVSFFVVVYAMQRQGLGFGYLPDTINATPRQWLSMAFALEATPVNLPLYFLRDLMLCILLSPLLALLVSRYPRVTLLALLAYAILPLPNGIFLKKSILFGFSAGICASLHGVNIKMLDRFAAPIAAGFLAIAVVTAVGLYYTGPDFPLWLDMALRLASIAGIIGSWAISELLVRTRFGERFGRGSGLSFWIFCGHYPLLVLFWMIWNRTGLSYYPLFYFTAPFIAIAILVASHNLVGRLAPDLLGVLTGSRTGTKRMATQQPQGAQAGYSPQQR
- a CDS encoding SDR family oxidoreductase — translated: MPKSVAIVTGAAGDIGRAIAARLGDGHDAVLLADINSEAVKRTTLDLGGTERFLSVSCDVTDAASVAAMAEAAASVGTVRTLVNNAGAARAVSLHDTTQDIWRMDNALNLEAAFLCFRAVEEMLKESRGSVVNIASVNGMNVFGHPAYSAAKAGLLHLTRLIAVEYGKFGIRANAVAPATVRTQAWEARAAANAQVFEEAKRWYPLQRIVEPKDVAEAVHFLASPAAGAVSGICLPVDCGLTAGQAEVARTFSQSIHY
- a CDS encoding MurR/RpiR family transcriptional regulator — translated: MDIFATLQEEKGRLSQSENRIADILLNDFEFAVNASIIELAGKADVSPPTVTRFCRRLGCESFSDFKVQLARTPYVGMRYLKPEPKSQEPGDVAQDIITKAQNALFLLHRSLDLAAIERAADRLAQAEMIYAFGSGGNSSMIAGEFQNRLFRLGLRITASSDHSMQMMMAAAARPADVIVGSSFSGRNAEMVRAFTLAREAEVPTIALTQSGSPVAQAADITVPVDLPEGNNIYRPTSTRIAYIAVLDIVASLVAYRVQPQATVTLRRIKQQLVVHRDGDDRQLLGD
- a CDS encoding M81 family metallopeptidase; its protein translation is MRIFTAALATETNTFSPICIDRRAFEASLYAPPGKHPETPTLCTAPITVGRRVTAQKGWELIEGTAAWADPAGLVNRQTYADLRDEILDQLRAALPVDAVVLGLHGAMVADGCEDTEGDLLQRVREIVGPDVLVCAELDPHSHLTARRAAAADFFVFFKEFPHTDFVERAEDLWRIAIDKLEGRVEPVMSIFDCRMIDVFPTSREPMRSFVDKLIQIERDDADVLSLSVVHGFMAGDVAEMGTKMLVVTNGKAEKGEALARELGLELFSRRGTYRMPEIDERQAVAQALAAPAGPVVIADMWDNPGGGTAGDATVVLEELIAQDATDTAIGTIWDPMAVQICMAAGEGAEIPLRFGAKSAPGTGRPIDGIVKVVKLVRNAEMRFGESFAPFGDAVHIRVHGIDIILNTTRAQSFDPSLFSVMGIDPTSKKILVIKSTNHFFASFSRIASEILYCSAGTPYPNDPARTPYRRARRDIWPMVTDPHGLETTA
- the exoK gene encoding endo-1,3-1,4-beta-glycanase ExoK produces the protein MTIDRYRRFARLAFIATLPLAGLADAAAAQEGANGTSFKDDFDTLDTRVWFVSDGWNNGGHQNCTWSKKQVKTVDGILELTFEEKKVKERNFACGEIQTRKRFGYGTYEARIKAADGSGLNSAFFTYIGPTDKKPHDEIDFEVLGKNTAKVQINQYVSAKGGNEFLADVPGGANQGFNDYAFVWEKNRIRYYVNGELVHEVTDPAKIPVNAQKIFFSLWGTDTLTDWMGTFSYKEPTKLQVDRVAFTAAGDECQFAESVACQLERSQSE
- a CDS encoding RidA family protein, which translates into the protein MSIKRYGAEQVGAGGKTLPFARAVEAGGWLHVSGQVAMENGEIIGGNIVAQTHKAIGNLLAILKEAGYGVEHVVRVGVWLDDPRDFWSFNRIYQEYFGAHPPARACVQSSMMVDCKVEIDCVAYKPKDA